From the Bradyrhizobium ontarionense genome, the window GCTGACGAGTCGCGTCTCCGTCGAGCTGGTGCAGAAGGCTGCCGCGATGGGCGCGCCGGTCATGGTGGCCGTATCGGCGCCGACAGCGCTTGCGATCCGCATGGCCGACGCCGCCGGCATCACCCTGATCGCCGTCGCCCGCAACGACGGCTTTGAAATCTTCACCCATCCCGAACGGATCGTCGCGGGCACTGATCCGGGCGCGCGATCAACACAAGCGGACCAATCCCATGTCGCATAGCACCCACGACCGCCTGGTCTACATGGCCAACCAGATCGGCAAGTTCTTCCATTCCCAGGGCGGCGATCAAGCCGTGACCGGCGTCGCCGAGCACATCAAGAAGTTCTGGGATC encodes:
- a CDS encoding formate dehydrogenase subunit delta, whose translation is MSHSTHDRLVYMANQIGKFFHSQGGDQAVTGVAEHIKKFWDPRMLKTIFAHHDSGGAGLDPAVAEAIGRLKQAAAAKEKA